A region of Paenimyroides aestuarii DNA encodes the following proteins:
- a CDS encoding efflux RND transporter permease subunit has protein sequence MQKFVQNIVTFSLKNTTFVLFGVLALLFGGIFALKQTPIEAFPDVTNTRARIITQWPGRSAEEMEKLVTLPVSKVMNSIPHKSNIRSISLFGLSVVTVQFEDGVDDFYAQQYVSNKLAGVDLPDGADAEIEPPSGATGEIFRYIIKSNLPLKEVTAIQDWVIERELLSVPGVADVVSFGGEKKSFEVKINPTELKNFDLSPLDVYEAVSKSNINVGGDVIEQGNQAYVVRGVGLLDKIEDIENITIKLNGSTPILIKNVADVLVSHKPRLGQVGYNEQDDVVQGIVIMLRGENPSKVIEDLRAKITELNERTLPDDVTIETVVDRTKLVDNTVKTVSKNLVEGVLLVSLIVFVFLYNWKSTVIVASVIPLSFLFAIIMLKIQGLPANLISMGSLDFGLLLEGTLVIVETVFVALATLSHKVGPERFAKMSKMGVIKKSAGSVASYIFFALIILIVALLPIFSFQKVEGKMFSPLAFTLGYALLGSLILSLTYVPAMCKLLFTKNIEEKENFITRFFQKTVFGLYSTAFKYKKATLGIFLAILGVCVFKFMNYGSEFLPKLNEGAIYIRATLPNSVNLKESTRITKEMKQLMQKDCEEIDFILTQTGRPNDGTDPTGFFNIEFNIQLKDAADWTRKVSKEDIIQELRTKLNRYPGITFGFSQPIQDNVEEYVAGVKSALVIKIFGDDLYDLEKYANKVAASIAKVRGITDINVYKNIGLPELRIQLHDSKMARYGIQTADVQAVVEMTIGGQAATQFYEGDRKFDVILRFQEAYRDSPEKIANILIPTSNGHNVPLQEIATIGYKTGPAFIYREGNSRYIGVGFSIEGRDLGSTIAEAKKVVAKEVKLPKENYTEWAGEFESKERATKQLALVVPVSLVLILLLLYTNFGNIKDTAIASLTLPFAFIGGFISLWFTGTVFGISAGIGFIILFGVATIDGIVLIGVISENLKQRMKLKEAIASGVKSRIRPVVMIALMGSMGLLPAALSTGMGSEIQKPLAIMIVGGLIVCLILSFSILPIVFYYAYRKQKE, from the coding sequence ATGCAGAAATTTGTACAGAACATCGTAACCTTTTCCTTGAAAAACACCACTTTTGTGCTTTTTGGGGTACTGGCTTTGCTTTTTGGAGGAATCTTCGCACTGAAACAAACGCCCATTGAGGCGTTTCCTGATGTAACCAACACCAGAGCCCGAATCATCACCCAATGGCCAGGCCGCAGTGCCGAGGAAATGGAAAAACTTGTTACGCTTCCCGTTTCAAAGGTAATGAACAGTATTCCGCATAAATCAAACATTCGCTCTATTTCGCTTTTTGGACTTTCGGTGGTTACCGTGCAGTTTGAAGACGGTGTAGATGACTTTTATGCACAGCAATATGTATCAAACAAACTGGCAGGCGTGGATTTGCCCGATGGTGCCGATGCTGAAATTGAACCACCTTCAGGAGCCACAGGTGAAATATTTCGCTATATCATAAAAAGCAACCTTCCGCTGAAAGAAGTAACTGCTATTCAAGATTGGGTTATTGAACGCGAACTGCTTTCTGTTCCCGGCGTTGCAGACGTGGTGAGTTTTGGTGGGGAAAAAAAATCGTTTGAAGTAAAAATAAATCCTACGGAGTTGAAGAATTTCGATTTGTCGCCGTTAGATGTTTACGAAGCCGTTTCCAAATCAAACATAAATGTAGGTGGAGATGTGATTGAACAAGGAAATCAAGCGTATGTGGTTCGTGGTGTGGGTTTGTTGGATAAAATTGAGGATATAGAAAATATCACCATAAAACTCAATGGATCTACCCCCATTCTTATAAAAAATGTGGCAGATGTGTTGGTATCACACAAACCACGCTTAGGACAAGTAGGATACAATGAGCAAGATGATGTGGTGCAAGGTATTGTGATTATGCTTCGTGGCGAAAATCCATCAAAAGTGATAGAAGATCTTAGAGCCAAAATTACTGAATTAAACGAACGCACCTTACCAGACGATGTAACAATCGAAACCGTGGTAGATCGTACCAAATTGGTTGATAATACCGTGAAAACCGTATCAAAAAACTTGGTTGAAGGTGTGCTTTTGGTATCGTTAATCGTTTTTGTGTTTCTTTACAACTGGAAATCTACTGTAATTGTAGCATCGGTTATTCCGCTTTCGTTTTTGTTTGCTATCATTATGCTCAAGATACAAGGCTTGCCCGCCAACTTGATCTCTATGGGTTCGCTCGATTTTGGTTTGTTGCTCGAAGGAACGCTCGTAATTGTTGAAACCGTATTCGTTGCCCTCGCCACGCTGTCGCACAAAGTGGGCCCTGAACGTTTCGCAAAAATGAGCAAAATGGGCGTTATTAAGAAAAGTGCTGGTAGTGTAGCATCTTATATCTTTTTTGCATTAATCATTTTAATTGTGGCATTGTTACCTATCTTTTCATTCCAAAAGGTAGAGGGAAAAATGTTCTCTCCGTTGGCGTTTACATTGGGTTATGCTTTGTTGGGTTCATTAATTTTGAGTTTAACCTACGTGCCGGCAATGTGCAAACTATTATTCACTAAAAACATAGAAGAAAAAGAGAATTTCATTACCCGTTTTTTTCAAAAAACAGTTTTTGGTTTATACAGTACCGCTTTTAAATATAAAAAAGCCACTTTAGGAATTTTCTTGGCAATTTTAGGCGTTTGTGTGTTCAAATTCATGAACTATGGTTCTGAATTTTTACCGAAATTAAACGAAGGTGCAATCTATATTCGTGCAACCCTTCCGAATAGTGTGAATTTGAAAGAATCGACCCGCATCACCAAAGAAATGAAACAATTGATGCAGAAAGATTGTGAGGAAATTGATTTTATTCTAACACAAACCGGGCGACCGAACGATGGTACCGATCCCACCGGATTTTTCAACATTGAATTTAATATTCAGCTAAAAGACGCAGCCGATTGGACCCGAAAGGTTTCCAAAGAAGACATTATTCAGGAGCTTCGAACCAAATTAAACCGATATCCAGGGATTACCTTTGGATTTAGTCAACCCATTCAAGACAATGTGGAAGAATATGTTGCCGGCGTGAAAAGTGCGCTAGTCATAAAGATTTTTGGGGATGATTTATACGATCTGGAAAAATATGCTAATAAAGTGGCAGCGTCTATTGCAAAAGTGCGCGGTATCACTGACATCAACGTTTATAAAAACATTGGTTTACCGGAATTGCGCATTCAACTGCACGATTCCAAAATGGCTCGATACGGCATTCAAACCGCCGATGTTCAGGCTGTAGTTGAAATGACCATTGGCGGACAAGCTGCTACCCAGTTTTACGAAGGCGACCGCAAGTTTGATGTAATTTTACGTTTTCAGGAAGCTTATAGAGATTCTCCTGAAAAAATTGCAAACATTTTAATACCAACAAGCAACGGACACAACGTTCCTTTACAAGAAATTGCTACGATTGGTTACAAGACTGGCCCAGCATTTATTTATCGCGAAGGAAACAGCCGCTATATTGGTGTAGGATTTAGCATTGAAGGACGAGATTTAGGCAGCACTATTGCCGAAGCCAAAAAAGTAGTTGCGAAAGAAGTGAAACTTCCGAAAGAAAATTATACCGAATGGGCGGGTGAATTTGAAAGTAAAGAACGTGCAACAAAGCAGTTAGCATTGGTTGTTCCGGTTTCGCTGGTGTTGATTTTATTATTGCTGTACACCAATTTTGGCAACATTAAAGACACCGCAATAGCATCGTTAACATTACCTTTTGCTTTTATTGGTGGATTTATCTCACTTTGGTTTACAGGAACAGTTTTTGGTATTTCGGCAGGTATTGGTTTTATTATTCTGTTTGGTGTTGCAACGATCGACGGTATTGTTTTGATAGGCGTTATAAGCGAAAATTTAAAACAGAGAATGAAACTAAAAGAAGCCATTGCAAGCGGAGTGAAAAGCAGAATACGCCCAGTAGTAATGATTGCTTTAATGGGATCGATGGGATTATTACCCGCAGCATTATCAACCGGAATGGGATCTGAAATACAAAAACCATTGGCAATTATGATTGTAGGCGGATTGATTGTGTGTTTAATTTTATCCTTTTCCATACTTCCAATAGTTTTTTATTACGCATATAGAAAACAAAAAGAATAA
- a CDS encoding GNAT family N-acetyltransferase: protein MTIQLAQPKDLSSIMQVIDDARNNMRANGNHTQWINGYPSAAVILNDINQNIGYICVNDTKMVGYFSFLKGDNPEPTYNVIDNGKWLNNEPYGVIHRLAPNGVAKGVAKACFDYCFAQINNIRVDTNNNNLPMQNFLKKYGFVYCGVIYVADGSPRDAFQM from the coding sequence ATGACCATACAACTTGCACAACCCAAAGATTTAAGCAGCATTATGCAAGTGATTGATGATGCCCGAAACAATATGCGCGCCAACGGAAACCATACCCAATGGATCAATGGATATCCGTCAGCGGCAGTTATTCTGAATGATATCAACCAAAATATAGGATACATTTGTGTAAACGACACCAAAATGGTGGGTTATTTTTCTTTTTTAAAGGGCGATAATCCGGAGCCGACTTACAACGTTATCGACAACGGAAAATGGCTGAATAATGAACCTTATGGGGTGATTCACAGATTGGCACCAAACGGAGTGGCTAAAGGAGTTGCCAAAGCTTGTTTTGATTATTGCTTTGCGCAGATTAACAACATTCGAGTTGACACCAACAACAATAACCTACCGATGCAAAATTTCTTAAAAAAATATGGTTTTGTGTATTGCGGCGTTATTTATGTGGCAGATGGTTCTCCAAGAGATGCTTTTCAGATGTAG
- a CDS encoding efflux RND transporter periplasmic adaptor subunit, whose amino-acid sequence MKKYSLLLLFWGVLFTACKKENDTLETTTEKKAFCLSNELHANTQTTAISKQPIQEQLTLSGKIEYNENDLVAFKSLLQGIVEKVHFELGDYVKQGQVLGVVRSNEIQDLMQEKRAHENQIALLQKQLQSKKELLNDGMASQPEVSEIEYALKAEQIEAEKINASLKMFRGTGNGFFQILAPKNGYIVQKNMSSGMAITADDQEPLFSISNLKEVWVMVNIYANNLKYIHKNDPVKVRTVAYPDKIYSGRIDKIYNVFDANEHVLKARVILENQELNLMPGLSADIIIDKKNTQGEAFAVPNKAIVFSNNKEYVVVYKNKCSLAAKQINRIASNEEYTFVRETFAADEKIVNTNALIIFEELNQ is encoded by the coding sequence ATGAAAAAATACAGCTTATTACTCCTTTTTTGGGGCGTTTTGTTTACGGCTTGTAAAAAAGAAAACGATACTCTAGAAACCACTACAGAGAAAAAAGCATTTTGTTTAAGCAACGAATTGCACGCCAACACCCAAACCACGGCAATTAGCAAACAACCCATTCAAGAACAATTGACCTTATCGGGCAAAATAGAATACAACGAAAACGATTTGGTTGCCTTTAAAAGTTTGCTGCAAGGAATTGTTGAAAAAGTGCATTTTGAATTGGGCGACTATGTAAAACAAGGTCAAGTTTTAGGAGTAGTACGATCGAACGAAATCCAAGATTTAATGCAGGAAAAACGTGCACACGAGAACCAAATAGCCCTTTTACAAAAGCAATTGCAAAGCAAAAAAGAATTATTAAACGACGGTATGGCATCGCAACCCGAAGTTTCTGAAATTGAATACGCATTAAAAGCAGAGCAGATCGAAGCTGAGAAAATCAATGCTTCTTTAAAAATGTTTCGCGGGACAGGCAATGGTTTTTTTCAAATTTTGGCGCCTAAAAACGGATACATCGTTCAAAAAAATATGAGTTCGGGTATGGCAATCACTGCAGATGACCAAGAGCCGCTTTTCTCTATATCAAACCTAAAAGAAGTGTGGGTAATGGTGAATATCTATGCCAACAATTTAAAATATATTCATAAAAACGACCCTGTAAAGGTTCGAACGGTTGCCTATCCTGATAAAATCTATTCGGGAAGAATTGATAAAATTTACAATGTATTCGATGCTAATGAGCATGTTTTAAAAGCACGGGTAATACTTGAAAACCAAGAATTGAACTTAATGCCTGGTTTGAGTGCCGATATTATTATCGATAAAAAAAACACCCAAGGCGAAGCTTTTGCCGTGCCAAATAAAGCAATTGTATTTAGCAATAACAAAGAGTATGTGGTGGTTTACAAAAACAAATGTTCGTTAGCTGCAAAGCAAATCAATAGAATCGCTAGCAATGAAGAATACACCTTCGTTCGTGAAACATTTGCTGCCGATGAAAAAATTGTAAACACCAACGCTTTAATCATTTTTGAAGAATTAAACCAATAA